From a single Kitasatospora sp. NBC_00458 genomic region:
- a CDS encoding homoserine dehydrogenase — MMRTRPLKVALLGCGVVGSEVARIMTTDAADLAARIGAPVELVGVAVRRAGRPRPGVPEHLITTDAESLVNRGDIDVVIEVVGGIEPSKHLILSAFRKGASVVSANKALLAKDGTELHAAAAEAGVDLYYEAAVAGAIPLIRPLRESLAGDRVNRVLGIVNGTTNFILDKMDTTGAGYSEALEEATALGYAEADPTADVEGFDAAAKAAILAGIAFHTKVTAADVYREGLTEVTAADIASAKQMGCVVKLLAICERAADGESVTARVHPAMIPLSHPLASVREAYNAVFVEAEAAGRLMFYGPGAGGAPTASAVLGDLVAVCRNKLAGATGPGDSVYTQLPAKPMDEVITRYHVSLDVDDRAGVLAQVASVFAEHGVSIDTVRQQGRDGDASLVVVTHRATDAALSATVDKLRALDSVRDVASIMRVEGE; from the coding sequence ATGATGCGTACGCGGCCGCTGAAGGTGGCGTTGCTGGGCTGTGGTGTGGTGGGCTCCGAGGTGGCGCGCATCATGACGACAGACGCCGCCGACCTCGCCGCGCGCATCGGCGCGCCGGTCGAGCTCGTCGGTGTCGCGGTCCGCCGGGCCGGTCGCCCCCGGCCGGGCGTGCCCGAGCACCTGATCACCACCGATGCCGAGTCCCTGGTCAACCGGGGCGACATCGACGTGGTGATCGAGGTGGTGGGCGGCATCGAGCCGTCCAAACACCTCATCCTGTCGGCGTTCCGGAAGGGCGCCTCGGTGGTCAGCGCCAACAAGGCGCTGCTCGCCAAGGACGGCACCGAACTGCACGCGGCGGCCGCCGAGGCCGGCGTGGACCTCTACTACGAGGCCGCGGTGGCCGGGGCGATCCCGCTGATCCGCCCGCTGCGCGAGTCGCTGGCCGGTGACCGGGTGAACCGGGTGCTGGGCATCGTCAACGGCACCACCAACTTCATCCTCGACAAGATGGACACCACCGGCGCCGGCTACTCGGAGGCGCTGGAGGAGGCCACCGCGCTCGGTTACGCCGAGGCCGACCCGACCGCCGACGTGGAGGGCTTCGACGCCGCCGCGAAGGCCGCGATCCTGGCCGGCATCGCCTTCCACACCAAGGTGACCGCGGCGGACGTCTACCGCGAGGGCCTGACCGAGGTGACCGCCGCCGACATCGCCTCCGCCAAGCAGATGGGCTGCGTGGTCAAGCTGCTGGCGATCTGCGAGCGGGCGGCCGACGGCGAGTCGGTCACCGCGCGCGTCCACCCGGCGATGATCCCGCTGTCGCACCCGCTGGCCTCCGTCCGCGAGGCGTACAACGCGGTGTTCGTCGAGGCCGAGGCGGCCGGGCGGCTGATGTTCTACGGCCCGGGCGCGGGCGGCGCGCCGACCGCCTCGGCGGTCCTCGGCGACCTGGTCGCGGTCTGTCGCAACAAGCTCGCCGGCGCCACCGGCCCCGGCGACTCGGTGTACACGCAGCTGCCGGCGAAGCCGATGGACGAGGTGATCACCCGCTACCACGTCAGCCTGGACGTGGACGACCGCGCGGGCGTGCTCGCCCAGGTCGCGTCCGTCTTCGCCGAGCACGGGGTCTCCATCGACACCGTGCGCCAGCAGGGCCGCGACGGCGACGCGTCGCTCGTCGTGGTCACCCACCGCGCCACCGACGCCGCCCTGTCGGCGACGGTGGACAAGCTCCGCGCACTGGACAGCGTGCGCGACGTGGCCAGCATCATGCGGGTCGAAGGGGAGTAG
- the thrC gene encoding threonine synthase — protein sequence MSGVAENAARGTHTHQWRGLIEEYRDRLPVSEATPVVTLLEGGTPLVPAQVLSERTGCEVYLKVEGANPTGSFKDRGMTMAISKAKEDGAQAVICASTGNTSASAAAYAVRAGMVSAVLVPQGKIALGKMGQALVHGAKILQVDGNFDDCLTLARELSEKYPVALVNSVNPVRIEGQKTAAFEIVDMLGDAPDIHVLPVGNAGNITAYWKGYREYAADGLAARTPRMWGFQASGSAPIVDGAPVLKPQTIATAIRIGNPASWDYALAARDESGGLIDKVTDRQILSAYRLLASQEGVFVEPASAASVAGLLAKAEAGLVDPGQRIVCTVTGNGLKDPDWAVAGAPQPQVVPIDPETAAQRLGLLD from the coding sequence ATGAGCGGCGTTGCCGAGAACGCGGCCAGAGGTACCCACACCCACCAGTGGCGAGGCCTGATCGAGGAGTACCGGGACCGTCTGCCGGTCAGCGAGGCGACCCCCGTGGTCACCCTGCTGGAGGGCGGAACCCCGCTGGTCCCCGCCCAGGTGCTCTCCGAGCGCACCGGCTGCGAGGTCTACCTCAAGGTCGAGGGCGCCAACCCGACCGGGTCCTTCAAGGACCGCGGTATGACGATGGCCATCTCCAAGGCGAAGGAGGACGGCGCCCAGGCCGTCATCTGCGCCTCCACCGGCAACACCTCGGCCTCCGCCGCCGCGTACGCGGTGCGGGCCGGGATGGTGTCGGCGGTGCTGGTCCCGCAGGGCAAGATCGCCCTCGGCAAGATGGGCCAGGCGCTGGTGCACGGCGCCAAGATCCTTCAGGTGGACGGGAACTTCGACGACTGCCTCACCCTTGCGCGTGAACTGTCCGAGAAGTACCCGGTTGCCCTGGTCAACTCGGTGAACCCGGTTCGCATCGAGGGCCAGAAGACCGCCGCCTTCGAGATCGTCGACATGCTCGGCGACGCGCCGGACATCCACGTCCTGCCGGTCGGCAACGCGGGCAACATCACCGCGTACTGGAAGGGCTACCGCGAGTACGCGGCGGACGGCCTGGCCGCCCGCACCCCGCGGATGTGGGGCTTCCAGGCCTCCGGCTCGGCCCCGATCGTGGACGGCGCGCCGGTGCTCAAGCCGCAGACCATCGCCACCGCGATCCGGATCGGCAACCCGGCCTCCTGGGACTACGCGCTCGCCGCGCGGGACGAGTCGGGCGGCCTGATCGACAAGGTGACCGACCGTCAGATCCTGTCCGCCTACCGGCTGCTGGCGTCCCAGGAGGGCGTCTTCGTGGAGCCCGCCTCGGCCGCCTCGGTGGCCGGCCTGCTGGCGAAGGCGGAGGCCGGCCTGGTCGACCCGGGCCAGCGGATCGTCTGCACCGTGACCGGCAACGGCCTCAAGGACCCGGACTGGGCGGTGGCCGGCGCGCCGCAGCCGCAGGTGGTCCCGATCGACCCGGAGACGGCCGCGCAGCGCCTCGGGCTGCTGGACTGA
- the thrB gene encoding homoserine kinase: MAGPAFRAAAVRVRVPATSANLGPGFDAFGLALGLYDDVVVRVSDSGLSVDIAGEGADSLARDERHLVVRSMRAAFDRLGGQPRGLEVVCANRIPHGRGLGSSSAAICAGIVAARAVTIGGPSALDDDALLALASELEGHPDNVAACLRGNFTVAWTEEDTARAVALEPSGQVVPVVFVPATEVLTETARGLLPRTVPLADAAVNAGRAALLVEALTRRPELLLAATEDRLHQDYRASAMPDSAALVGALRAEGVPAVISGAGPTVLALTDEAGVQKVLSFAEDHGAGGPVFAAHRLELDRTGATVLPLDV, from the coding sequence ATGGCCGGTCCTGCGTTCCGTGCCGCCGCCGTCCGGGTCCGGGTCCCCGCGACCAGTGCCAACCTCGGCCCCGGCTTCGACGCCTTCGGACTCGCGCTGGGTCTGTACGACGACGTGGTCGTCCGGGTCTCCGACTCCGGGCTCTCCGTCGACATCGCCGGTGAGGGTGCCGACAGCCTGGCCCGCGACGAGCGCCACCTGGTGGTCCGCTCGATGCGCGCCGCCTTCGACCGCCTCGGCGGCCAGCCGCGCGGCCTCGAAGTGGTCTGCGCCAACCGCATACCGCACGGCCGCGGCCTGGGCTCCTCGTCGGCCGCGATCTGCGCCGGCATCGTGGCCGCCCGCGCCGTGACCATCGGCGGCCCGTCCGCCCTGGACGACGACGCCCTGCTGGCCCTCGCCTCCGAGCTGGAGGGCCACCCGGACAACGTCGCGGCCTGTCTGCGCGGCAACTTCACGGTCGCCTGGACCGAGGAGGACACCGCCCGCGCGGTCGCCCTGGAGCCCTCCGGCCAGGTCGTCCCGGTGGTCTTCGTACCGGCCACCGAGGTGCTCACCGAGACCGCCCGCGGCCTCCTGCCGAGGACCGTCCCGCTGGCCGACGCCGCCGTCAACGCGGGCCGTGCCGCGCTGCTGGTCGAGGCCCTGACCCGGCGGCCCGAGCTGCTGCTCGCCGCCACCGAGGACCGGCTCCACCAGGACTACCGGGCCTCCGCGATGCCGGACAGCGCCGCGCTGGTGGGCGCGCTCCGTGCGGAGGGCGTCCCGGCGGTCATCTCCGGCGCCGGCCCGACCGTCCTCGCGCTCACCGACGAGGCGGGCGTGCAGAAGGTGCTGTCGTTCGCCGAGGACCACGGCGCCGGCGGCCCGGTGTTCGCCGCGCACCGGCTGGAGCTCGACCGGACCGGCGCCACGGTGCTCCCGCTCGACGTCTGA
- the rho gene encoding transcription termination factor Rho has translation MSDTTDLMGARPDAEASDAAAAPAAPARRRRTAAAGLDGMVLAELQKLAADLGITGTGRMRKSQLIETIKEKSGGDPLLAGAASAPAAAPAAKRAAKAETAEPAEKPARRTKAAAAAAAAEADAPAAEAQAQIEIPVQAAAETAAAPARAERTRRRATSAAGAPVAETTEAPAAVVTEAKQAEARPEGARAFDNREEGRSETRRDRRDRRGGREGGEREGRQESGEAQAGQDGDSRESRRDRRNRRDRTDRPERTERTERQTQQQGAQGEGQQSRQGGGQQAQPQAQQPQGGFDDDEFGDGRRGRRGRYRDRRGRGRREGFEAGVAEPQVGEDDVLIPVAGILDILDNYAFVRTSGYLPGQNDVYVSLAQVRKNGLRKGDAITGAVRQPRDGERREKFNAMVRLDSVNGMDPESGRGRPEFNKLTPLYPQERLRLETDPGVLTTRIIDLVSPIGKGQRGLIVAPPKTGKTMVLQAVANAITHNNPECHLMVVLVDERPEEVTDMQRSVKGEVISSTFDRPAEDHTTVAELAIERAKRLVELGHDVVILLDSITRLGRAYNLAAPASGRILSGGVDSTALYPPKKFFGAARNIENGGSLTILATALVETGSRMDEVIFEEFKGTGNMELKLDRKLSDKRIFPAVDVDASSTRKEEILLGSEELAIVWKLRRVLHALDSQQAIELLLDKMKQTKSNAEFLMQIAKTTPGSGD, from the coding sequence GTGAGCGACACCACCGATCTGATGGGCGCACGCCCGGACGCCGAGGCGTCGGACGCAGCCGCCGCCCCCGCGGCCCCGGCGCGGCGCCGTCGTACCGCCGCCGCGGGGCTGGACGGCATGGTCCTGGCCGAGCTGCAGAAGCTCGCCGCGGACCTGGGCATCACCGGTACCGGGCGCATGCGCAAGAGCCAGCTGATCGAGACCATCAAGGAGAAGAGCGGCGGCGACCCGCTGCTCGCCGGTGCCGCGTCCGCGCCGGCGGCCGCTCCGGCCGCCAAGCGCGCCGCGAAGGCCGAGACCGCGGAGCCGGCCGAGAAGCCCGCCCGCCGTACCAAGGCCGCCGCTGCCGCCGCCGCGGCCGAGGCCGACGCCCCCGCCGCCGAGGCGCAGGCCCAGATCGAGATCCCGGTCCAGGCCGCCGCCGAGACCGCCGCCGCGCCCGCCCGGGCCGAGCGGACCCGCCGCCGGGCCACCTCGGCCGCCGGCGCCCCGGTCGCCGAGACCACCGAGGCGCCCGCAGCCGTGGTGACCGAGGCCAAGCAGGCCGAGGCCCGCCCCGAGGGCGCCCGCGCCTTCGACAACCGCGAGGAGGGCCGCAGCGAGACCCGCCGCGACCGCCGGGACCGCCGCGGCGGCCGCGAGGGCGGCGAGCGCGAGGGCCGCCAGGAGTCCGGCGAGGCCCAGGCCGGCCAGGACGGCGACAGCCGCGAGTCGCGCCGCGACCGCCGCAACCGCCGGGACCGCACCGACCGCCCGGAGCGCACCGAGCGCACCGAGCGCCAGACCCAGCAGCAGGGTGCCCAGGGCGAGGGCCAGCAGAGCCGCCAGGGCGGCGGCCAGCAGGCCCAGCCGCAGGCGCAGCAGCCGCAGGGCGGCTTCGACGACGACGAGTTCGGCGACGGACGGCGCGGCCGCCGCGGCCGTTACCGCGACCGCCGGGGCCGTGGCCGCCGCGAGGGCTTCGAGGCCGGCGTGGCCGAGCCGCAGGTCGGCGAGGACGACGTCCTGATCCCGGTCGCGGGCATCCTCGACATCCTCGACAACTACGCGTTCGTCCGGACCTCCGGCTACCTGCCGGGCCAGAACGACGTCTACGTCTCGCTCGCCCAGGTCCGCAAGAACGGCCTGCGCAAGGGTGACGCCATCACCGGTGCGGTGCGCCAGCCCCGCGACGGCGAGCGCCGCGAGAAGTTCAACGCCATGGTGCGGCTGGACTCCGTCAACGGCATGGACCCGGAGAGCGGCCGCGGCCGTCCCGAGTTCAACAAGCTGACCCCGCTGTACCCGCAGGAGCGGCTGCGCCTGGAGACCGACCCGGGCGTGCTGACCACCCGGATCATCGACCTGGTGTCGCCGATCGGCAAGGGCCAGCGCGGTCTGATCGTCGCGCCGCCGAAGACCGGCAAGACCATGGTGCTGCAGGCGGTCGCCAACGCGATCACCCACAACAACCCCGAGTGCCACCTGATGGTCGTCCTGGTCGACGAGCGTCCGGAGGAGGTCACCGACATGCAGCGGTCGGTGAAGGGCGAGGTCATCTCCTCGACCTTCGACCGCCCGGCGGAGGACCACACCACCGTCGCGGAGCTGGCCATCGAGCGCGCCAAGCGCCTGGTGGAGCTGGGCCACGACGTGGTGATCCTGCTGGACTCGATCACCCGCCTCGGCCGCGCCTACAACCTGGCGGCGCCGGCCTCCGGCCGCATCCTGTCCGGTGGTGTCGACTCGACCGCGCTGTACCCGCCGAAGAAGTTCTTCGGTGCCGCGCGCAACATCGAGAACGGCGGCTCGCTGACCATCCTGGCCACCGCGCTGGTCGAGACCGGCTCGCGGATGGACGAGGTGATCTTCGAGGAGTTCAAGGGCACCGGCAACATGGAGCTCAAGCTCGACCGGAAGCTCTCGGACAAGCGCATCTTCCCGGCCGTCGACGTGGACGCCTCCAGCACCCGCAAGGAGGAGATCCTGCTCGGCAGCGAGGAGTTGGCGATCGTCTGGAAGCTGCGCCGGGTGCTGCACGCGCTCGACTCGCAGCAGGCGATCGAGCTGCTGCTGGACAAGATGAAGCAGACCAAGTCCAACGCCGAGTTCCTGATGCAGATCGCCAAGACGACCCCCGGGTCCGGCGACTGA
- a CDS encoding LCP family protein codes for MAEHKRVTSRRRRILRAAACALAALVVLGAGAAGYAYYRLNGNIKSVDIDARLGTSRPPTATDGSFNLLVLGSDSRAGGNGDLAGGDTGGTSRSDTAMVVHVSQDHSRADVVSIPRDTLVPRPECTDAAGRVTPAAKRAMFNSAYETGGAACAVKTVEQLSGLRMDHYVEVDFEGFARVVDAIGGVTVTTTVAIHDKDSGLDLQPGEHRLDGRQALAFVRTRHGVGDGSDLGRIELQKQMVRSLLKQAGGAGLFANPAKLWSAGDTLTRSITTDSGLASVNSLVGLAEELKGIGPDQLAMVTLPVVTAPTDPDRVVQQQPQADQVWAALKADRPLPSAVVVAQPENPAQATPTAAPTAPVRAPARVAPGVPAKTTPGAPAKATPSAPASAPEAHAGAAGTPRAGAPATAPATPPARR; via the coding sequence ATGGCCGAGCACAAGAGGGTTACCAGCCGCCGCCGCAGGATCCTGCGCGCGGCCGCGTGCGCGCTGGCCGCCCTCGTCGTCCTCGGCGCCGGCGCGGCCGGTTACGCGTACTACCGGCTGAACGGGAACATCAAGAGCGTCGACATCGACGCCAGGCTCGGCACCTCCCGGCCGCCGACGGCCACCGACGGCTCGTTCAACCTGCTGGTGCTGGGCTCGGACTCGCGCGCCGGCGGCAACGGCGACCTGGCCGGCGGGGACACCGGCGGCACCTCCCGCTCGGACACCGCGATGGTCGTGCACGTCAGCCAGGACCACTCGCGCGCCGACGTGGTCTCGATCCCCCGCGACACCCTCGTGCCGCGCCCCGAGTGCACCGACGCCGCGGGGAGGGTCACCCCGGCCGCGAAGCGCGCGATGTTCAACAGCGCGTACGAGACCGGCGGCGCGGCGTGCGCGGTCAAGACCGTGGAACAGCTCAGCGGGCTGCGGATGGACCACTACGTCGAGGTGGACTTCGAGGGCTTCGCCCGGGTCGTCGACGCGATAGGCGGGGTCACCGTGACCACCACGGTGGCCATCCACGACAAGGACAGCGGACTGGACCTCCAGCCCGGCGAGCACCGCCTCGACGGCCGGCAGGCCCTGGCCTTCGTCCGCACCCGGCACGGGGTCGGCGACGGCAGCGACCTCGGCCGGATCGAGCTGCAGAAGCAGATGGTGCGCTCGCTGCTCAAGCAGGCCGGCGGGGCGGGGCTGTTCGCCAACCCGGCCAAGCTCTGGTCGGCCGGCGACACCCTGACCCGCAGCATCACCACCGACTCCGGGCTCGCCTCGGTCAACTCGCTGGTCGGGCTGGCCGAGGAGCTCAAGGGGATCGGGCCGGACCAGCTCGCCATGGTCACCCTGCCGGTGGTGACCGCGCCCACCGACCCGGACCGGGTGGTCCAGCAGCAGCCGCAGGCGGACCAGGTCTGGGCGGCGCTGAAGGCCGACCGGCCGCTGCCGTCGGCGGTGGTCGTGGCGCAGCCGGAGAACCCCGCCCAGGCGACCCCCACGGCCGCCCCCACGGCCCCGGTCAGGGCCCCCGCCCGGGTCGCCCCCGGCGTCCCCGCCAAGACCACCCCCGGTGCCCCCGCCAAGGCCACCCCCAGTGCCCCCGCCAGTGCCCCCGAGGCGCACGCCGGGGCCGCCGGGACGCCTCGCGCGGGCGCTCCCGCGACGGCCCCGGCGACGCCTCCCGCCCGGCGCTGA
- the rpmE gene encoding 50S ribosomal protein L31, producing MKPNVHPEYVVTNVTCTCGAEFTTRSTETSGVIRAEVCSQCHPFYTGKQKILDTGGRVARFEARFGKQHSAKA from the coding sequence TTGAAGCCCAACGTTCACCCCGAGTACGTGGTCACCAACGTGACCTGCACCTGCGGCGCCGAGTTCACCACCCGCTCGACCGAGACCAGTGGCGTGATCCGCGCCGAGGTCTGCTCGCAGTGCCACCCGTTCTACACCGGCAAGCAGAAGATCCTCGACACCGGTGGCCGCGTGGCCCGCTTCGAGGCCCGCTTCGGCAAGCAGCACAGCGCGAAGGCCTAG
- the prfA gene encoding peptide chain release factor 1, whose product MFEAVEELLVEHAALETRLADPSVHADQANARKLAKRYAELTPITRVYREWKQAGEDIEAARELAAEEPEFLAEVKDSEARREELTEELRLLLVPRDPNDEKDVILEIKAGEGGEESALFAGDLLRMYLRFAERIGWKTELIDSNESDLGGYKDVSVAVKTRGGTEPGQGVWARLKYEGGVHRVQRVPATESQGRIHTSAAGVLVTPEAEEVEVEILANDLRIDVYRSSGPGGQSVNTTDSAVRITHLPTGIVASCQNEKSQLQNKEQAMRILRSRLLAAAQEEAEREASDARRSQVRTVDRSERIRTYNYPENRISDHRTGFKSYNLDQVLDGDLNAVIQSCVDADAAAKLAAAQQN is encoded by the coding sequence ATGTTCGAGGCAGTCGAAGAGCTCCTCGTCGAGCACGCCGCCCTCGAAACGAGGCTGGCCGATCCGTCCGTCCACGCCGACCAGGCCAACGCGCGCAAGCTGGCCAAGCGGTACGCCGAGCTGACCCCGATCACCCGGGTCTACCGGGAGTGGAAGCAGGCCGGTGAGGACATCGAGGCCGCCCGCGAACTCGCGGCCGAGGAGCCGGAGTTCCTGGCCGAGGTGAAGGACTCCGAGGCCCGTCGGGAGGAGCTGACCGAGGAGCTGCGGCTGCTGCTGGTCCCGCGCGACCCGAACGACGAGAAGGACGTCATCCTGGAGATCAAGGCGGGCGAGGGCGGCGAGGAGTCCGCGCTGTTCGCCGGCGACCTGCTCCGGATGTACCTGCGCTTCGCCGAGCGGATCGGCTGGAAGACCGAGCTCATCGACTCCAACGAGTCCGACCTCGGCGGCTACAAGGACGTCTCCGTCGCCGTCAAGACCAGGGGCGGCACCGAGCCCGGCCAGGGCGTCTGGGCCCGACTGAAGTACGAGGGCGGCGTGCACCGCGTGCAGCGCGTGCCGGCCACCGAGTCGCAGGGCCGCATCCACACCTCCGCAGCGGGCGTGCTGGTCACCCCCGAGGCGGAGGAGGTCGAGGTCGAGATCCTCGCCAACGACCTGCGGATCGACGTCTACCGCTCGTCCGGCCCCGGCGGCCAGTCGGTCAACACCACCGACTCCGCGGTCCGGATCACCCACCTGCCGACCGGTATCGTGGCCTCCTGCCAGAACGAGAAGAGCCAGCTGCAGAACAAGGAGCAGGCGATGCGCATCCTGCGTTCGCGGCTGCTGGCCGCCGCGCAGGAGGAGGCCGAGCGGGAGGCCTCCGACGCCCGCCGCAGCCAGGTCCGCACGGTGGACCGCTCCGAGCGGATCCGGACGTACAACTACCCGGAGAACCGCATCTCGGACCACCGCACGGGCTTCAAGTCGTACAACCTGGACCAGGTCCTGGACGGCGACCTGAACGCGGTGATCCAGTCCTGCGTCGACGCGGACGCAGCGGCCAAGCTGGCCGCGGCCCAACAGAACTGA
- the prmC gene encoding peptide chain release factor N(5)-glutamine methyltransferase — protein sequence MNLLLAEVAQATQRLAAAGVPSPRFDAEELAAHVHNVKRSQLHTVKDADFDARYWEAVARREAREPLQHITGRAFFRYLELAVGPGVFVPRPETESVVEWAIDAVRDMDVAEPLVVDLCSGSGAIALALAQELPRSTVHAFELDEGALPYTRRNIEASPDRARITLHEGDATRAFEDDRAWDGRFDLVISNPPYIPLTEWEYVAPEARDHDPQMSLFSGEDGLDTIRGIQRVAARLLRPGGAVVIEHADTQGGQVPWIFNEEAGWTDTADHRDLNNRPRFTTARKASL from the coding sequence ATGAACCTGCTACTCGCCGAGGTGGCCCAGGCCACCCAGCGGTTGGCCGCGGCCGGCGTGCCGTCGCCGCGCTTCGACGCGGAGGAGCTCGCCGCACACGTCCACAACGTCAAGCGCAGCCAGCTGCACACGGTCAAGGACGCGGACTTCGACGCCCGCTACTGGGAGGCCGTCGCCCGGCGGGAGGCACGCGAGCCGCTCCAGCACATCACCGGGCGGGCGTTCTTCCGCTACCTGGAGCTGGCGGTCGGCCCCGGCGTCTTCGTGCCCCGGCCGGAGACCGAGTCGGTGGTCGAGTGGGCCATAGACGCGGTCCGCGACATGGACGTGGCCGAGCCGCTGGTGGTCGACCTCTGCTCCGGCTCCGGCGCCATCGCGCTCGCCCTGGCCCAGGAGCTGCCGCGGTCGACCGTGCACGCCTTCGAGCTGGACGAGGGCGCACTGCCCTACACCCGGCGCAACATCGAGGCCTCGCCCGACCGCGCCCGGATCACCCTGCACGAGGGCGACGCCACCCGGGCCTTCGAGGACGACCGCGCCTGGGACGGCCGCTTCGACCTGGTCATCTCCAACCCGCCGTACATCCCGCTCACCGAGTGGGAGTACGTCGCGCCGGAGGCCCGCGACCACGACCCGCAGATGTCGCTGTTCTCCGGCGAGGACGGCCTGGACACCATCCGGGGCATCCAGCGGGTCGCGGCCCGCCTGCTGCGTCCGGGCGGCGCCGTGGTGATCGAGCACGCCGACACCCAGGGCGGGCAGGTCCCGTGGATCTTCAACGAGGAAGCCGGCTGGACCGACACCGCCGACCACCGCGACCTGAACAACCGGCCGCGATTCACCACGGCGCGCAAGGCGTCGCTGTGA
- a CDS encoding L-threonylcarbamoyladenylate synthase: protein MSRRYDCADAGDRATGLREAASAIRRGELVVLPTDTLYGVGADAFSPEAVAALLAAKGRGRNMPSPVLVGSPTTLHGLVTDFSEQAWELVDAFWPGGLTLVAKHQPSLRWDLGETRGTVAVRMPLHPVAIELLNTTGPLAVSSANRTGGPSPSTCDEAEQQLGDAISVYLDGGTADHAQASSIVDVTGKVPVLLRAGAITAEQLREVVPDLEAGS from the coding sequence ATGAGCCGCCGCTATGACTGTGCCGACGCAGGGGACCGCGCGACGGGCCTGCGCGAGGCCGCCTCGGCCATCCGCCGGGGCGAGCTCGTCGTGCTGCCCACCGACACCCTCTACGGGGTCGGTGCGGACGCCTTCTCCCCGGAGGCCGTCGCCGCCCTGCTCGCCGCCAAGGGCCGCGGCCGCAACATGCCCTCGCCGGTCCTGGTCGGCTCGCCGACCACCCTGCACGGGCTGGTCACCGACTTCTCCGAGCAGGCCTGGGAGCTGGTCGACGCGTTCTGGCCGGGCGGGCTCACCCTGGTCGCCAAGCACCAGCCGTCGCTGCGCTGGGACCTCGGCGAGACCCGCGGCACCGTCGCCGTCCGGATGCCGCTGCACCCGGTCGCCATCGAGCTGCTGAACACCACCGGGCCGCTGGCCGTGTCCAGCGCCAACCGGACCGGCGGCCCGTCCCCGTCCACCTGCGACGAGGCCGAGCAGCAGCTCGGCGACGCCATCTCGGTGTACCTGGACGGCGGCACGGCCGACCACGCGCAGGCGTCGTCGATCGTCGACGTCACCGGCAAGGTCCCGGTGCTCCTGCGGGCCGGCGCGATCACCGCCGAGCAGCTGAGGGAGGTCGTCCCCGACCTGGAGGCCGGCAGTTGA
- a CDS encoding arsenate reductase/protein-tyrosine-phosphatase family protein gives MSPYLSVGPRPLDHFRILYVCTGNICRSPIAERLTRRELDTRLNPRVAGRILVESAGTWGHEGAPMEDHAATVLDEYGADSGGFTGRELLDEHVVEADLVLTATLDHRAQVISMGHEAGLRTFTMKEFTRLVRTIDPGTLPDPRRGADVTERARALVRAAASLRGWLLAATPESDEVHDPYGAPIGMFRNCGEEIFHAVDPVVTALTGVRARF, from the coding sequence ATATCGCCGTACCTGAGCGTGGGCCCCAGGCCGCTGGACCACTTCCGGATCCTGTACGTGTGCACCGGCAACATCTGCCGCTCGCCGATCGCCGAGCGGCTCACCCGGCGTGAGCTGGACACCCGGCTGAACCCCCGGGTGGCCGGCCGCATCCTGGTCGAGTCGGCCGGCACCTGGGGCCACGAGGGCGCACCGATGGAGGACCACGCCGCCACGGTGCTGGACGAGTACGGCGCCGACAGCGGCGGCTTCACCGGCCGCGAGCTGCTGGACGAACACGTGGTCGAGGCCGACCTGGTGCTCACCGCGACCCTGGACCACCGGGCCCAGGTCATCTCGATGGGCCACGAGGCGGGCCTGCGCACCTTCACCATGAAGGAGTTCACCCGCCTGGTCCGGACGATCGACCCGGGCACCCTGCCGGACCCGCGGCGCGGCGCCGACGTCACCGAGCGCGCCCGCGCCCTGGTCCGGGCCGCCGCCTCGCTGCGCGGCTGGCTGCTCGCCGCCACCCCGGAGTCGGACGAGGTGCACGACCCGTACGGCGCGCCGATCGGCATGTTCCGCAACTGCGGCGAGGAGATATTCCACGCCGTGGACCCGGTGGTGACCGCGCTCACCGGGGTTCGCGCGCGCTTCTGA